A segment of the Streptomyces sp. L2 genome:
CCGTATGACGCACATCCATGAGAGACGGACGAGGCCGTGCGCCTCGCATACGAGGACATGGCGCACCCGGCAGCGTTCCGCGCCCAGCGGTGCGACCGTGAACTCGTGATAGCCGTCGAGGCCGCCTCCCGGCGGGGTGTCGAAGCGGACTCGGCGCCCGGGGTCGTACGCCGTGACGTGGTAGCGGATCCGGCCGTGCCCGCCGTCCGCGCCCACGGCGAGCGGGCCGTCGAGGCGCATGCGCGGCCAGGCCGGGGCCGGGAAGAGCGGGTCGTCCGCGGCGGAGAGGCGGTCGAGCAGCGCGCCGACGGCCTCGGCGGGGGCCTCGATCACGCGCTCGTGGACATTGCGTACCGCAGTCATCGGGCACCTCCATACGCTACCGTACGGTCGACCATACGGTAGCGTACGGTCATGGTGCAACGGCAGCAACGGCAGCAACGGCAGGACAGGAAAGCCCGGTTGACCGCTCAGGACTGGGCGGACGCCGCACTGGCCGCGATCCGCGAGGGCGGTGTCGCGGCCGTCGCCGTCGAGCCCCTCGCGGCCCGGCTCGGCACCACCAAGGGCAGCTTCTACTGGCACTTCGCCAACCGGGACGCCCTCGTCGACGCGGCTCTCGACCGCTGGGAACAGATCAGTACCGAGGGCACCATCAGCGAGGTCGAGGCGGAACCGGACCCCGCGGAACGGATCCGCCGGCTCTTCACCGAAGCCGTCGCGTCGGCCACGGCCGACCCGCTCGACGTCGCCCTGCTCGCCACCGCGACACACCCCCAGGTGGCGGCGGCCATGCGGCGAGTGACCGAGCGCAGGGTGGCCTACCTCGGCCGGCTCTTCGCCGGCCTCGGATTCCCCGAACCGGAGGCCCGCCGCCGGGCGCTGCTCGCCTACACCGTCTATCTCGGCCACGCCCAACTCGGACACGCGGTGCCCTCGGTCCTGCCCCCGGAGGAGGGCGGGGAACTCCGCGCCTACCTCAGCGAGGCACTCGAAGCTCTGATGACGCGCCCAACAGGTCCAACGCGTCCACCCGCCGATCGGTGATCTCAAAAGGAATGCGGGGGCGAGAATATCCGGTGCGTCGCACATGCGATGAGATCGCGCCTCCATTCCTCGCAGATGCTGGCCGGGCCGAGGGAATCGCGTGGCGCGCCTGCCGGGGGTTCGGCGCCGGGCGGGGGCCTACCGGCCAGTGGGAAGGCAAGGGGCGACCGCCGGACCTTGACCGGTGGGCCCGGGCCATCGTATTTTCAAACGAACCGACTCGAGAGCTGCCCGGAAGGAGGCGAAGTCGGATGTCGATCATCTCCGACCTGCATCGCCTCGCGCAGCGGACCGTCTGGGTCCCGGGTCGTGTCGCACACGGCTGCTGAACAGCCTTTCCCGGAGCGCCCGATGAGGGGCCCCGGTCTTTTCTGATCTCTTTCACCCGCCGGCGGCACGCCGTTCCGTGCTGATTTCTGCCCGGGTTCTCAACGCTTCAGCCTCGCCACCGAATAAGAAAGCCCCTGAAATGGCGACCAGCATCTTTTGTACGCCCGCGCTCCGAAATGAGGATGTGCCATGGTAGCGGCGCGGATCACGGTCAATGGGAAGACGGCGCCGATCGCCCCGGCCGCACCCCATACGACGGTTCTCGACTTCCTGCGTGAGCGTGGGCTCACCGGGACCAAGGAAGGCTGTGCCGAGGGCGAGTGCGGTGCCTGTTCGGTCCTCGTG
Coding sequences within it:
- a CDS encoding TetR/AcrR family transcriptional regulator encodes the protein MVQRQQRQQRQDRKARLTAQDWADAALAAIREGGVAAVAVEPLAARLGTTKGSFYWHFANRDALVDAALDRWEQISTEGTISEVEAEPDPAERIRRLFTEAVASATADPLDVALLATATHPQVAAAMRRVTERRVAYLGRLFAGLGFPEPEARRRALLAYTVYLGHAQLGHAVPSVLPPEEGGELRAYLSEALEALMTRPTGPTRPPADR